In Blattabacterium cuenoti, a single window of DNA contains:
- the purH gene encoding bifunctional phosphoribosylaminoimidazolecarboxamide formyltransferase/IMP cyclohydrolase, protein MKGALISVYNKNDKLLKFVDFLNNNGYQIIATEGTFQYLKKHGIHKVRSVSDLFDSNEILDGRIKTIHPNIYIGILANRSINQHMDILKSKYITPIDIVIVNFYPFFEKKEKSSIQSLIEFIDIGGPSLLRAAAKNFFYVTPIADTDDYILVKKEIENNGNISFSLRKKLSSKAFNITSYYDLCISKFLMGKKQEDFPMYFHTIYKKQMNLRYGENPHQKAASYISPTHKGLMQNLNQLHGKLLSLNNLKDIDVAWKIVSEFNQPTCCTVKHSTPCAVAIGKDILDAFKKTYESDKISSFGGIMALNMPLINKELAININNIFLEIILSPGYSQEALDILKTKKNIRIIRINNKIVDTNIEFFQIDGGILVQEYNNMSNNTYRIVTKKNFSNEEMASLLFANKIIKFVKSNAIVLSKGTQTLGISGGQTNRIWAARQAIQRALEKETENMVLVSDAFFPFRDIVDEVAMSGKISAILQPGGSIRDNESIIACDQYGIAMGFTGIRHFKH, encoded by the coding sequence ATGAAAGGTGCTTTAATTAGTGTGTATAACAAAAATGACAAACTATTGAAATTTGTTGATTTTCTCAATAATAATGGATATCAAATAATCGCTACTGAAGGAACTTTTCAGTATTTAAAAAAACATGGAATACATAAAGTACGGTCTGTATCAGATTTATTTGACTCCAATGAAATATTAGATGGAAGAATTAAAACTATTCATCCAAATATTTATATAGGAATCTTAGCAAATCGTTCTATTAATCAACATATGGATATTCTAAAAAGTAAATATATAACACCTATTGATATAGTTATAGTAAATTTTTATCCATTTTTTGAAAAAAAAGAAAAATCTTCTATTCAATCATTAATTGAATTTATTGACATAGGTGGACCATCTTTATTAAGAGCTGCAGCAAAAAATTTTTTTTATGTTACTCCTATTGCAGATACAGATGATTATATTTTAGTTAAAAAAGAAATAGAAAATAATGGCAATATTTCTTTTAGTTTGAGAAAAAAATTATCATCAAAAGCATTTAATATTACTTCTTATTACGATTTATGTATTTCAAAATTTTTAATGGGTAAAAAACAAGAAGATTTTCCTATGTATTTTCATACTATTTATAAAAAACAAATGAATCTACGATATGGAGAAAATCCGCATCAAAAAGCTGCTTCTTATATTAGTCCTACTCATAAAGGACTTATGCAAAATTTAAATCAATTACATGGAAAATTATTGTCATTAAATAACTTAAAAGATATCGATGTTGCATGGAAAATTGTATCAGAATTTAATCAACCTACTTGTTGTACGGTTAAACATTCTACTCCTTGTGCAGTAGCAATAGGAAAAGATATTTTAGACGCTTTTAAAAAAACTTATGAATCGGATAAAATTTCTTCTTTTGGAGGAATTATGGCTTTGAATATGCCACTCATAAATAAAGAATTAGCTATAAATATAAACAATATATTTTTAGAAATAATCTTATCTCCTGGTTATTCACAAGAGGCCTTAGATATTTTAAAAACAAAAAAAAACATAAGAATTATTCGTATAAATAATAAAATTGTAGACACAAACATAGAATTTTTTCAAATAGATGGAGGAATATTAGTTCAAGAATATAATAATATGTCCAATAATACTTATCGAATTGTTACTAAAAAAAATTTTTCTAATGAAGAAATGGCTTCTTTATTATTTGCAAACAAAATTATAAAATTTGTGAAATCTAATGCAATTGTGTTATCTAAAGGAACTCAAACCTTAGGTATTTCTGGTGGACAAACCAATCGTATTTGGGCGGCTCGTCAAGCAATTCAAAGAGCATTAGAAAAAGAAACAGAAAATATGGTTCTTGTTTCTGATGCTTTTTTCCCATTTCGAGATATAGTAGATGAAGTAGCTATGTCCGGAAAAATAAGTGCTATTCTTCAACCAGGAGGATCTATTCGAGATAATGAATCTATAATAGCCTGTGATCAATATGGAATTGCCATGGGATTTACTGGAATTAGACATTTTAAACATTAA
- the guaA gene encoding glutamine-hydrolyzing GMP synthase, whose product MKNHCILILDFGSQYTHLIARKIREIGVNAKIYPYHTSDIKSIMPNGIILSGGPFSVYENNPPLISRSIFKLNIPILGICYGMQVLAFMFGGKISPSKYKEYGKTNFFIKNEVNDNLLFHGIPNKSIVWMSHCDEIKQIPTNFKIIGYTNYSSISAYCYLEKHIYALQFHPEVTHTKFGKLIIKNFVLKICKCVTQLKSNKFFTQFIKTTINNIKKTTKNKNVILGLSGGIDSCVTAYLLHKSIGDHLYCIFVDTGLLMEYETKKIILSCQQININIKIIDAKKRFLSILNGVSDPEQKRKLIGKEFLDIFQEEAKKIQNVGFIAQGTIYSDMIESSIDPKLTQNMNHFMIKSHHNVGGMPKVDIDFKLIEPLKMLFKDEVKKIGEKLGISKEIVYRHPFPGPGLSIRIIGEVNQQKIDIIKKAESILIHELKKYNIYQHVDQAFIILLPIKSVGVMGDKRTYEYTAVLRAINTEDFMTSTFAYLPYDFLETISNRIINEVEGINRIVYDITSKPPSTIEWE is encoded by the coding sequence ATGAAAAACCATTGTATATTAATACTAGATTTTGGCTCTCAATATACTCATCTCATAGCTAGAAAAATAAGAGAAATTGGAGTCAATGCAAAAATATATCCATATCATACTTCAGATATTAAATCCATAATGCCAAATGGTATAATTTTATCAGGAGGCCCATTTTCTGTTTATGAAAATAATCCACCATTAATATCCCGATCAATTTTTAAATTAAATATTCCTATACTTGGAATTTGTTATGGAATGCAAGTGCTTGCATTTATGTTTGGGGGAAAAATTAGTCCATCAAAATATAAAGAATATGGAAAAACAAATTTTTTCATAAAAAATGAAGTAAATGATAATTTATTATTTCATGGAATTCCAAATAAATCCATTGTTTGGATGAGCCATTGTGATGAAATTAAACAAATTCCAACAAATTTTAAAATAATTGGATACACAAATTATTCTTCTATTTCAGCATATTGTTATTTAGAAAAACATATTTATGCATTACAATTTCATCCAGAAGTAACTCACACTAAGTTCGGAAAATTAATAATTAAAAATTTTGTTTTAAAGATATGTAAATGTGTCACACAATTAAAATCTAATAAATTTTTTACACAATTTATAAAAACAACTATAAATAATATCAAAAAAACAACAAAAAATAAAAATGTAATATTAGGATTATCAGGTGGTATAGATTCATGTGTTACCGCATATTTACTGCATAAATCAATTGGTGATCATTTATACTGTATTTTTGTAGATACTGGATTATTGATGGAATATGAAACAAAAAAAATAATTTTATCATGCCAACAAATCAATATTAATATCAAAATTATAGATGCAAAAAAACGTTTTTTATCTATTTTAAATGGAGTGAGTGATCCAGAACAAAAAAGAAAATTAATAGGAAAAGAATTTCTTGATATTTTTCAGGAAGAAGCAAAAAAAATTCAAAATGTAGGATTTATAGCACAAGGAACTATTTATTCAGATATGATTGAATCATCTATAGATCCAAAATTAACACAAAATATGAATCATTTCATGATTAAATCTCATCATAATGTTGGTGGTATGCCAAAAGTAGATATAGATTTTAAACTTATTGAACCATTAAAAATGTTATTTAAAGATGAAGTCAAAAAAATAGGTGAAAAACTAGGCATTTCTAAAGAAATAGTATATAGACATCCATTTCCTGGACCTGGATTAAGCATTCGCATTATTGGAGAAGTCAATCAACAAAAAATTGATATTATTAAAAAGGCAGAAAGTATTCTTATACATGAATTAAAAAAATATAATATTTATCAACATGTAGATCAAGCATTTATTATTTTATTACCAATAAAATCTGTAGGAGTTATGGGAGATAAAAGAACATATGAATATACTGCAGTATTACGTGCAATTAATACTGAAGATTTTATGACATCAACTTTTGCTTATCTGCCATATGATTTTTTAGAAACTATATCAAATAGAATTATTAATGAAGTAGAAGGAATTAATCGTATAGTATATGATATAACTTCCAAACCTCCATCTACTATTGAATGGGAATAG
- the fbaA gene encoding class II fructose-bisphosphate aldolase: MSEKFPYGVATGNLVKELFQYAQENHFAIPAVNVIGSNTMNAVMETASKLHSPVIIQLSNGGARFNAGKALNNNNQLAAIRGSVTCALHIHELSKHYKSTVILHTDHCSKNDLPWIEGLLNENEKYYKRFGKTLFSSHMLDLSQESLEENIKLCEKYFKIMNKMKMTIEIELGITGGEEDGVDNSNIENERLYTQPQDVSYAYEKMIKISPNFIVAASFGNVHGVYKPGNVILRPILLKKTQDYIQQKFNTKKNPVYFVFHGGSGSSKEDIKNAINYGVIKMNIDTDLQYAFTCGVRDYINKNNQYIQKQIGNPKGDNIPNKKYYDPRVWLREGEKSFSMFLKTYFKLLNNINTLS; the protein is encoded by the coding sequence ATGTCTGAAAAATTTCCTTATGGAGTAGCTACCGGTAATTTAGTTAAAGAACTATTTCAATACGCTCAAGAAAATCATTTTGCTATACCTGCTGTAAATGTTATTGGTTCTAATACCATGAATGCTGTAATGGAAACAGCATCAAAATTGCATTCTCCAGTAATTATTCAATTATCTAATGGTGGAGCACGTTTTAATGCTGGAAAAGCACTTAATAATAATAATCAATTAGCAGCTATTAGAGGATCAGTAACATGCGCCCTTCATATTCATGAATTATCTAAGCATTATAAATCTACAGTGATTCTTCATACTGATCATTGTTCAAAAAATGATCTTCCATGGATAGAAGGATTACTAAATGAAAATGAAAAATATTATAAACGTTTTGGAAAAACATTATTTAGTTCACATATGTTAGATCTTTCTCAAGAATCTTTAGAAGAGAATATTAAATTGTGTGAAAAATATTTTAAAATAATGAATAAAATGAAAATGACTATAGAAATAGAACTTGGGATTACAGGTGGAGAAGAAGATGGTGTTGACAACTCTAATATAGAAAATGAAAGATTATATACTCAACCACAAGATGTTTCATATGCATATGAAAAAATGATAAAAATTAGTCCTAACTTTATTGTAGCTGCTTCTTTTGGAAATGTTCATGGTGTATATAAACCTGGAAATGTTATATTACGTCCAATATTATTGAAAAAGACTCAGGATTATATACAACAAAAATTTAATACCAAAAAAAATCCTGTTTATTTTGTATTTCATGGAGGTTCAGGTTCCTCTAAAGAGGATATTAAAAATGCTATTAATTATGGAGTAATTAAAATGAATATAGATACAGATTTGCAATATGCTTTTACTTGTGGAGTTCGTGATTATATAAATAAAAATAATCAATATATTCAAAAACAAATAGGCAATCCAAAAGGAGATAATATTCCAAATAAAAAATATTATGATCCAAGAGTTTGGCTTAGAGAAGGAGAAAAGTCTTTTAGCATGTTTTTAAAAACATATTTCAAATTATTGAATAATATTAACACTTTATCATAA
- the purD gene encoding phosphoribosylamine--glycine ligase has product MKILILGSGGREHAIGKKLLQDSPYIKLYFYPGNGGTNQIGINIKFDINHNIEENICSFVKINNIDLTVVGSEKFLSYGIVDRFQHFGFRILGPNLYSFKLEGDRSFSKSFMKKYGIKTPKYHSFYSYIDAFNFIKKTKYPLVIKTNGIAEGKGVLIVNNKMEAEQALHSIMIDKKFGKSGEKIIIEEKLIGNESSIISILNGKEIIPFLSAMDYKKIGEAETGHNTGGMGSISPNPYMTKDIWIDFKKNILLPTVEGLYAENLMFYGFIYFGLMITPSNKIYLLEYNTRMGDPETQSLLPIMNSNFLQVLRYAILKKKIILSWKDLCSCCVVLSSKGYPNQYNTGHMIKGINLLKEPFFIAGAKQENNNWITVGGRVLNLVGLGKSIYEARKNTYNKVKQIFFQNVSFRKDIGLL; this is encoded by the coding sequence ATGAAAATTTTAATTCTTGGTAGTGGTGGTCGTGAACATGCTATTGGTAAAAAATTATTGCAAGATTCACCTTACATAAAACTTTATTTTTATCCTGGTAATGGTGGAACTAATCAGATAGGGATAAATATTAAATTTGATATTAATCACAATATAGAAGAAAATATTTGTTCATTTGTAAAAATTAATAATATAGATCTTACGGTTGTAGGCTCAGAAAAATTTTTATCTTATGGAATAGTAGATCGCTTTCAACATTTTGGATTTAGAATATTAGGCCCAAATTTGTATTCTTTTAAATTAGAAGGAGATAGATCATTTTCAAAATCATTTATGAAAAAATATGGAATTAAAACGCCTAAATATCATAGCTTTTATTCATATATAGATGCTTTTAATTTCATCAAAAAAACAAAATACCCATTAGTTATAAAAACTAATGGAATTGCTGAAGGAAAAGGAGTACTTATTGTTAATAATAAAATGGAAGCAGAACAAGCATTACATTCTATCATGATAGATAAAAAATTTGGAAAATCAGGAGAAAAAATTATAATAGAAGAAAAATTAATAGGTAATGAGTCTTCTATTATTTCTATTTTGAACGGTAAAGAAATAATTCCTTTTTTATCTGCTATGGATTATAAAAAAATAGGTGAAGCAGAAACAGGACATAATACTGGAGGGATGGGATCTATTTCACCTAATCCATATATGACAAAAGATATTTGGATCGATTTTAAAAAAAATATATTATTACCAACTGTAGAAGGACTTTATGCAGAAAATTTGATGTTTTATGGGTTTATTTATTTTGGATTAATGATTACTCCATCGAATAAAATTTATTTATTGGAATATAACACCAGGATGGGGGATCCTGAAACTCAATCTTTATTACCAATAATGAATAGTAATTTTTTACAAGTTTTACGATATGCTATTTTAAAAAAAAAAATAATACTTTCTTGGAAAGACTTATGTTCTTGTTGTGTTGTTTTATCTTCAAAAGGATATCCAAATCAATATAATACTGGCCACATGATAAAGGGAATTAATTTATTAAAAGAACCATTTTTTATTGCTGGGGCTAAACAAGAAAATAACAACTGGATAACAGTTGGTGGAAGAGTTTTAAATTTAGTTGGATTAGGAAAATCAATATATGAAGCTAGAAAAAATACCTATAATAAAGTCAAACAAATATTTTTTCAAAATGTTTCTTTTAGAAAAGACATTGGATTATTATAG
- a CDS encoding formyltransferase family protein, translating into MIKKKLAILVSGKGSNMLHILKSIDIGILTNFKVNLVIADRVCLAITRSIQKKIPTFLLDKFNNKSNNIYEKMHFVLKKYCVDIIVMSGFLSILNQEFCDKWYGKIINIHPSLLPKYGGKGMYGIKVHKEVLKNKEQLSGATIHYVTKDIDLGEIILNKSCKISNNDTYMSLCKKISIIEKEIIIQSIKII; encoded by the coding sequence ATGATAAAAAAAAAACTAGCTATTTTAGTTTCAGGAAAAGGATCTAATATGTTACATATTTTAAAATCAATTGATATTGGTATACTTACAAATTTTAAAGTAAATTTAGTGATTGCAGATAGAGTTTGTTTAGCTATTACCCGAAGTATACAAAAAAAGATTCCAACTTTTTTATTAGATAAATTTAATAATAAATCAAATAATATTTATGAAAAAATGCATTTTGTTTTAAAAAAATACTGTGTAGATATAATTGTTATGTCTGGATTTCTTTCTATTCTTAATCAAGAATTTTGTGATAAATGGTATGGTAAAATAATTAACATTCATCCATCACTACTACCTAAATATGGTGGAAAAGGAATGTATGGAATTAAAGTACATAAAGAAGTTTTAAAAAACAAAGAACAACTATCAGGAGCTACGATTCATTATGTAACAAAAGATATAGATTTAGGAGAAATTATTTTAAATAAATCATGCAAAATATCCAATAACGATACATATATGTCCCTATGTAAAAAAATTTCTATAATAGAAAAAGAGATTATAATACAATCTATTAAGATAATTTAA
- a CDS encoding UvrD-helicase domain-containing protein, whose product MTTSILKIYNASAGSGKTNCLAKNYLYILLKSDNQNEFTRILCLTFTNKSSEELKERILQCIKYFAQKTKYTHNKEYDSWKNDFKKNFNITDQELAKRSKKILLSILNDFSSFSVQTIDKFTYHIIQSFFVKKNFNLEINTNEFLLEVAEKILYKLNYYTTKKVNNFFLKKYSLEKLKAGKNWDIKLELIKILKLIVKEIHYFPMIGIKKKSPIDWINLKNTLLNRTNVFEYECKKQGNKFFNFLTKTSIITSSFYYKKIPKFFKNLCKIKDYPIICFEQIENHTLYNNNANVYQKNLINKYQSHIIDLYHKAVLSYKLGISSYILDKLILKKLNLFILIDEIKKELVLFKKDNNILLNEELNQILYNKIIKNIVPPTIYEKIGTKYKHYLIDEFQDISYLQWENIKILVENTLSENGNVIIVGDPKQSIYRFRGGDSKSFFNLLYTPSKYYQKRICSINTNFRSFEEIVKFNNLLYYSISQSFNSPIYNNIYKTSTQKIFKKYGGYVKLFFICKTQKNHKEYVYEHTEKIINNLLKNNYKLSDIAILVRKNEEGYFLYEQLMKNGFNVNTNVSFLLKNSLDVKIIIHIFYLYVNPNCIKHRIAIILLLLVNKQSVLLNYDIHDFIKQTLHLPLNLYFINIINYIIKSKISRCFNFDTMYNQSIYYIAEKIIDVFDLLNSNNKSFIYSFLNLVHKSKKLIGNSMIDFLEYWEYNKCKISITYNTDNINAIRVMTIHKSKGLQFPIVILPFADWKIKSKLKEGIWININPKLYHGLDKFYLEIDSHLETYIKTHYDPYLWNCYEESLDQSQFENTNLLYVATTRAIDKLFIFSKQDDKSIYFYLKTLLKEKKIWNNDKFNYSFGNIK is encoded by the coding sequence TTGACTACATCTATATTAAAAATATATAATGCCTCTGCAGGTTCTGGAAAAACAAATTGTTTAGCAAAAAACTATTTATACATATTATTAAAAAGTGATAATCAAAACGAATTTACAAGAATCTTATGTTTAACTTTTACTAATAAATCTTCTGAAGAATTAAAAGAAAGAATATTACAATGTATTAAATATTTTGCACAAAAAACAAAATATACACATAATAAAGAATACGATTCTTGGAAAAATGATTTTAAAAAAAATTTTAATATTACTGATCAAGAACTTGCAAAACGTTCTAAAAAAATATTGTTATCTATTTTGAATGATTTTTCATCATTTTCTGTACAAACAATAGATAAATTTACTTATCATATTATTCAATCTTTTTTTGTAAAAAAAAATTTTAATTTAGAAATTAATACCAATGAATTTTTATTAGAAGTAGCAGAAAAAATTTTATATAAACTTAATTATTATACTACGAAAAAAGTTAATAATTTTTTTTTAAAAAAATATTCATTAGAAAAATTAAAGGCAGGTAAAAACTGGGATATAAAGTTAGAACTGATAAAAATTTTAAAATTAATAGTGAAAGAAATTCACTATTTTCCAATGATTGGAATAAAAAAAAAATCTCCAATAGATTGGATTAATTTAAAAAATACCTTATTAAATAGAACAAATGTCTTTGAATATGAATGTAAAAAACAAGGAAATAAATTTTTTAATTTTTTAACAAAAACTTCTATTATAACTTCTTCTTTTTATTATAAAAAAATTCCAAAATTTTTTAAAAATCTTTGCAAGATCAAAGATTATCCAATTATTTGTTTTGAACAAATAGAAAATCATACATTATACAATAATAATGCTAATGTATATCAAAAAAATTTAATTAATAAATACCAATCACATATTATTGATTTATATCATAAAGCTGTTTTAAGTTATAAATTAGGCATATCCTCATATATTCTAGACAAACTAATTTTAAAAAAATTGAATTTATTTATTCTAATAGATGAAATAAAGAAAGAATTGGTTTTATTCAAAAAAGATAACAATATTTTGCTTAATGAAGAATTAAATCAAATACTTTATAATAAAATAATAAAAAATATTGTACCACCAACAATATATGAAAAAATAGGAACGAAATACAAACATTATCTTATTGATGAATTTCAAGATATTTCATATTTACAATGGGAAAATATAAAAATTTTAGTAGAAAATACATTATCAGAAAACGGAAATGTTATAATTGTCGGAGATCCAAAACAATCAATTTATCGATTTAGAGGAGGAGATTCAAAATCATTTTTTAATCTTTTATATACTCCTTCTAAATATTATCAGAAAAGAATTTGTTCTATAAACACTAATTTTCGTAGTTTTGAAGAAATAGTAAAATTTAATAATTTACTATACTATTCTATATCACAATCTTTTAATTCTCCTATTTATAATAATATATATAAAACATCTACACAAAAAATATTTAAAAAATATGGAGGTTATGTAAAATTATTTTTTATTTGTAAAACACAAAAAAATCATAAAGAATATGTTTATGAACATACAGAAAAAATTATTAATAACTTACTAAAGAACAACTATAAATTATCAGATATAGCAATTTTAGTAAGAAAAAACGAAGAAGGATATTTTTTGTATGAACAGCTAATGAAAAATGGATTTAATGTAAATACAAATGTTTCTTTTCTTCTAAAGAATAGTTTAGATGTAAAAATTATTATACATATTTTTTATCTTTATGTAAATCCCAACTGTATTAAACATAGAATTGCTATAATTTTATTGTTACTTGTGAACAAACAATCAGTGTTATTAAACTATGATATACATGATTTTATTAAACAAACATTGCATTTACCATTAAATTTATATTTTATAAATATTATTAATTATATCATAAAAAGTAAAATCAGTAGATGTTTCAATTTTGATACAATGTATAATCAATCTATATATTATATAGCAGAAAAAATTATTGATGTGTTTGATTTGCTAAATTCAAATAATAAATCATTTATATATTCTTTTTTAAATTTGGTTCATAAATCTAAAAAACTTATAGGTAATTCTATGATAGATTTTTTAGAATATTGGGAATATAACAAATGTAAAATTAGTATCACATATAATACTGATAATATCAATGCGATTCGTGTTATGACTATACATAAATCAAAGGGATTACAATTTCCTATTGTTATATTACCTTTTGCTGATTGGAAGATCAAATCAAAACTCAAAGAAGGAATATGGATCAACATCAATCCTAAATTATATCATGGCTTAGATAAATTTTATTTAGAAATAGATTCTCATTTAGAAACATATATAAAAACACATTATGATCCATATTTATGGAATTGCTATGAAGAGAGTCTTGATCAATCACAATTTGAAAATACCAACTTATTATATGTCGCTACTACTCGTGCTATAGATAAATTGTTTATTTTTTCTAAACAAGATGATAAATCAATTTATTTTTATCTTAAAACATTATTAAAAGAAAAAAAAATTTGGAATAATGATAAATTTAATTATTCATTTGGAAATATAAAATAA
- the accD gene encoding acetyl-CoA carboxylase, carboxyltransferase subunit beta, giving the protein MAWFLRKKRNIVTSTKNRKELPKGLWYRTPSGKIIDTEELKKNAYVSPEDGYHVRIRSQEYFEILFDNGKFLELNMHMISKDPIKWIDRKTYEDRIKDAIKKTKLYDAIRTGIGKIKGLDLVISCMDFSFIGGSMGSVVGEKISRAIKYCIENKYPYVLISKSGGARIMESSFSLMQMAKTIARLTQLRDSRIPYISVLTDPTTGGVTASYALLGDINIAEPGALIGFAGPRVIRETIGKDLPKGFQTAEFLLEHGFIDLISSRTKLKNNLYQLISMMIE; this is encoded by the coding sequence ATGGCTTGGTTTCTAAGAAAAAAAAGAAATATTGTTACATCCACAAAAAATAGAAAAGAATTACCAAAAGGTCTTTGGTACAGGACCCCAAGTGGAAAAATTATAGATACAGAAGAACTTAAAAAGAATGCTTATGTTAGTCCAGAAGATGGATATCATGTAAGAATTCGTAGTCAAGAATATTTTGAAATTCTTTTTGATAATGGAAAATTTTTGGAACTAAATATGCATATGATTAGCAAAGATCCTATTAAATGGATAGATAGAAAAACATATGAAGATAGGATAAAAGATGCTATAAAAAAAACAAAATTATATGATGCTATTAGAACAGGAATTGGAAAAATAAAAGGATTAGATTTGGTAATTTCTTGTATGGATTTTTCTTTTATAGGAGGATCTATGGGTTCTGTAGTAGGAGAAAAAATATCTAGAGCAATTAAATATTGTATTGAAAATAAATATCCATATGTATTGATTTCTAAATCTGGAGGGGCTAGAATTATGGAATCATCTTTTTCTTTGATGCAAATGGCAAAAACAATTGCTAGATTAACTCAATTAAGAGATTCACGAATACCTTATATTTCTGTTCTTACAGATCCCACTACGGGGGGGGTTACTGCATCCTATGCATTACTTGGAGATATAAATATTGCAGAACCTGGGGCATTAATTGGGTTTGCAGGTCCACGAGTTATTAGAGAAACTATTGGAAAGGATCTACCTAAAGGATTTCAAACTGCTGAATTTTTATTAGAACATGGATTTATAGATTTGATTTCTTCTAGAACTAAATTGAAAAATAATCTGTATCAATTAATTTCTATGATGATAGAATAA
- the purM gene encoding phosphoribosylformylglycinamidine cyclo-ligase, translating into MKDSLISQITPIVKPTYNNNVISDLDFFSALYNIPINKYKNPVLVSGVDGVGTKICIAIHYKKYDIIGKDCFAMCINDVLCHGATPLFFLDYLACGKLDDKIFNQIIQGMAIACKETDTCMIGGETAEMKGFYKKNDYEVAGFCLGIVERHKIINGKKLIKDGDIIIGVPSSGVHSNGFSLIRSIFNTEYLLNKEFNQQPFYETLLVPTKIYYSSIQKLIKNFDIHGLVHITGGGIIANLLRILPQNILAIIYKNNIPIQPVFNYIQNQGKLSDQIMWKTFNMGVGMIIIASIQDQFSILNKLRSSGENPFVFGNILKGNKQVLIK; encoded by the coding sequence ATGAAAGACAGCCTTATATCTCAAATTACCCCTATTGTTAAACCAACATATAATAATAATGTAATTAGTGATTTAGATTTTTTTTCAGCACTTTATAATATACCTATTAATAAATATAAAAATCCTGTTTTAGTTTCTGGCGTTGATGGTGTTGGAACTAAAATATGTATAGCTATACATTATAAAAAATATGATATAATTGGAAAAGATTGTTTTGCTATGTGTATTAATGACGTTTTGTGTCATGGTGCAACTCCATTATTTTTTTTGGATTATTTAGCTTGTGGTAAATTAGATGATAAAATTTTCAATCAAATTATACAAGGAATGGCAATTGCTTGTAAAGAAACTGATACCTGTATGATTGGTGGGGAAACTGCAGAAATGAAAGGATTTTATAAAAAAAATGATTATGAAGTTGCTGGATTTTGTTTGGGTATTGTAGAACGACATAAAATTATAAATGGAAAAAAATTGATTAAAGATGGAGATATTATAATTGGGGTACCATCTTCAGGGGTTCATAGTAATGGCTTTTCCTTAATTCGAAGTATTTTTAATACAGAATATTTATTGAATAAAGAATTTAATCAACAACCATTTTATGAAACACTTTTAGTTCCAACTAAAATTTATTATTCATCCATTCAAAAATTGATAAAAAATTTTGATATACATGGATTAGTTCATATTACTGGTGGAGGTATTATTGCAAATTTACTTCGTATTTTACCTCAAAATATATTAGCTATAATATATAAAAATAACATTCCTATTCAACCTGTTTTTAATTATATTCAAAATCAAGGAAAATTATCTGATCAAATAATGTGGAAAACATTTAATATGGGAGTAGGAATGATTATAATAGCATCTATACAAGATCAATTTTCGATATTAAATAAATTACGTTCTTCAGGTGAAAATCCATTTGTATTTGGTAATATATTGAAAGGAAATAAACAAGTTTTAATAAAATAA